The following is a genomic window from Sedimenticola thiotaurini.
GGAAAATCCAATGGCAAACTGAAACGGGGGTGAAGTGTGTACACCTTGCCCCTGCGCACCACCAGCAGAGACGGGAAACGGGGTGTATGCTTGAGTGGTCGTATATCCACCGTTTCGATGACAGCCCGGTCACTACCCATCCCCGATTCCAACGCCACACCAAACAAGCTTGTCCTTTCACCCGGAATAGGGATCTGGAAAACGGCGACCACGCCCCCCCGACCACTCTCCAATCCCTGCTTCAGGACTTCGAGTGCCTTGGCCTGAGTGCCAAAATCGCCAAGTTCAAGAAAATCATCAAACTGCTCGGTCCCCACGGCGTGCTGGTAACGGGACAGCTTTTCCATTGTTAAACCAGCAGCAGACCCAAAAGTCTTCTGTGCCCCCAGAATTCGCTTCAACTGCAAGCGCACCGGTTCCAGGTCCCCCTTTATCCTGTAGGCGTATTTTTGATAAACCGGATTGGTATAGGCCACCTGCACACGACCATCAACCCGGGTAATCCCGATTCGCTGCGGCACAGCAAACAGAGCATTTGACTCTGCCACCGCCAGATTCCTGAGATAATCGTTGGTCACCACGATGACATGGCGATCCGCCTCAGGGGCGTACTCCCCTAGCAATTCAAAACCACCAGCAACCAGTCCCTCTTTCAACTCAATGACCACTTTCACCATGTCGCCCCGTGCATTAGAGGAGAGGACATAGGGCTGCAACAGTGGCTCAGCCATTACCGGGACCAGCCAAACACACCAAAGCATCAGTAAACAGACCGAACTGTTTCTGATCATCTGAAGCGATATGCGGTATTGCGCCATTGAGCACCTATCAGCTTGTGGATCTGTCAATTCAATTCTGGCTCCGTATCATCAGAGCACGATTTTGTGCAGCACATCAATCCTGATCATTTCCCGTTCAAGATAAAACCTGCTCCACAAGAATATTTCAAACAGTTGTATAAATAAAAACGGGATGCTAGATTTGGGAGAATAATAATATTAAAGGTCGCAATCAGCCCCCAACCGTATCGACCGCCGGATCATCGATCTGATTAAACATTAAACAACTGGCCGGTATAGGCCGCTGACCAAATTTACGGGGAAACCAACCAATGAAGAAACTTGCGCTTGTCTCGGCAATCTCGCTGGCAGCAACCGGCCAGGCAATGGCGGCCGCTTACAAACTTCCTGAAAATTCTATTAACAGTACGGCACTTTCCGCTGCCTATGTCGCCAATGCACATGGTGCCGATGCTTCCTATTACAATCCGGCAGCTATGGTCTATAACGCTCCCGGTGCAAGCCTGGAAGCAGACCTGACCCTGGCGCACCTGACCAGCATTGACTTAACCAGCGGAGCATTGGCTCCTGATTCCACCAAGGTTGAGAATATCCCCATCCCCTCTTTCCACTATGTCAGCCCAGCCATGGGTGATTTCCGCTTTGGACTCTCTGCCGTGGTACCGGTCGGACTGAGTAAGCGCTGGAATGGTCAGGCCGCCGGCTTTGCTCAGGAGTTCACGTTGGAGACCCTGGAACTGAATCCCACCATCGGCTACCGGATCAACGACCGATTCTCAGTTGGTGGCGGTGTACGGATTATCTATACCGACGGCGTGGTCAAAAGTGATAACGGCGCCGGTACATCCCGCGACCTCAGCGGTGACTCCTTCGATTACGGCTACAATCTGGCACTGCACTTCAAAGCCACCGATCAACTTTCACTGGCCGCCACCTATCGATCAAAGATCGATTTGACGGTTAAGGGGGACGCCAATTTATGGGTAGGTGGCGCCCTTAATTATATTGGACCCGCCAGCGTGGAGATCCCGGCGCCAGCAGCCCTGAATCTGGCAGCCGCCTACGATATCAACGATCGTACCACGGTGGAGTTCGTCTACGAACGCACCTATTGGTCGTCTTATAAGCAGTTGGACTTCAACTATGCCGCCAGCATTCATCCATTCATCGACGGTGTTTTTGGCACCCCGGGAATCAAGGACTGGAGCGACACCAACACTTATCGTATCGGCCTGACCCATCAGCTCAATCCCAAGTGGACCCTGATGGCCGGGTTTGCCTATGATGAAACGCCAGTACCCAAAAAGTATGTCAACTACGAACTACCGGATTCCGATGCCAAGATTTTCTCATTCGGAGCCAAGTATAAATACTCGGATAAGATGACTATCGGCGCATCCCTGCTGTATGACCAGAAGG
Proteins encoded in this region:
- a CDS encoding OmpP1/FadL family transporter; protein product: MKKLALVSAISLAATGQAMAAAYKLPENSINSTALSAAYVANAHGADASYYNPAAMVYNAPGASLEADLTLAHLTSIDLTSGALAPDSTKVENIPIPSFHYVSPAMGDFRFGLSAVVPVGLSKRWNGQAAGFAQEFTLETLELNPTIGYRINDRFSVGGGVRIIYTDGVVKSDNGAGTSRDLSGDSFDYGYNLALHFKATDQLSLAATYRSKIDLTVKGDANLWVGGALNYIGPASVEIPAPAALNLAAAYDINDRTTVEFVYERTYWSSYKQLDFNYAASIHPFIDGVFGTPGIKDWSDTNTYRIGLTHQLNPKWTLMAGFAYDETPVPKKYVNYELPDSDAKIFSFGAKYKYSDKMTIGASLLYDQKDKLSIPAGVNTEAQNTLLGGATFENAKAYLFTVGMEYKF